The Streptomyces nitrosporeus genome includes a window with the following:
- a CDS encoding helix-turn-helix transcriptional regulator, with the protein MDNQAEVREFLTSRRAKITPEQAGLPAGSRRRVPGLRRSEVAALADVSVEYYAKLERGSLAGVSPAVLEAVARALQLDDAERAHLLHLAQAADGSDVLTRPRRRAARRWKPHPSLQWTLDAVTEGPAFVRNGRMDLLAVNRLARAFYADVYADLHNQENLARFTFLSPDARRFYPDWDQAADITVAILRTEAGRNPHDKDLHDLVGELSTRSDAFRTRWGAHDVRHHGTGFKRYHHAAVGELTLAYEGLEMAAEPGLTLTIYTAEPASSSEEGLRLLASWAATPRAPTPEPHAGD; encoded by the coding sequence GTGGACAACCAGGCAGAGGTCCGCGAGTTCCTCACCTCGCGGCGCGCGAAGATCACTCCCGAGCAGGCGGGCCTGCCCGCCGGCAGCCGCCGGCGCGTGCCGGGCCTGCGCCGCAGCGAGGTCGCGGCGCTGGCCGATGTGAGCGTGGAGTACTACGCCAAACTGGAGCGCGGCAGCCTCGCCGGCGTCTCGCCGGCCGTGCTGGAGGCCGTCGCCCGGGCCTTGCAGCTCGACGACGCCGAACGCGCCCACCTGCTCCACCTGGCCCAGGCCGCCGACGGTTCCGACGTCCTCACCCGGCCCCGCCGCCGCGCCGCCCGGCGGTGGAAACCGCATCCGAGCCTGCAGTGGACCCTGGACGCCGTCACCGAGGGCCCGGCGTTCGTCCGCAACGGCCGCATGGACCTCCTGGCCGTCAACCGGCTCGCCCGCGCCTTCTACGCCGACGTGTACGCCGACCTCCACAACCAGGAGAACCTCGCCCGCTTCACCTTCCTCAGCCCCGACGCGCGCCGCTTCTATCCCGACTGGGACCAGGCCGCCGACATCACCGTCGCCATCCTGCGCACCGAAGCAGGCCGCAACCCCCACGACAAGGACCTCCACGACCTTGTCGGCGAACTCTCCACTCGCAGCGACGCCTTCCGCACCCGCTGGGGCGCCCACGACGTCCGTCACCACGGCACCGGCTTCAAGCGCTACCACCACGCGGCGGTCGGCGAACTCACCCTCGCCTACGAAGGCCTGGAAATGGCCGCCGAACCCGGCCTCACCCTCACCATCTACACCGCCGAACCCGCCTCCTCCTCCGAAGAGGGTCTGCGCCTGCTCGCTTCCTGGGCCGCCACGCCCCGTGCCCCCACACCCGAACCACACGCCGGTGACTGA
- a CDS encoding pirin family protein: protein MSNLDRQATPTVCGGRGFVVAEPVRELLSPRHVQLGESTEVRRLLPNLGRRMVGAWAFVDHYGPDDIADEPGMQVPPHPHMGLQTVSWLHDGEVLHRDSLGSLKTIRPRELGLMTSGRAISHSEESPKPHARFLHGAQLWVALPDAHRNVEPHFQHHADLPTVTAPGLTATVILGELDGARSPGTAYTPIVGADLALTRGTVTRLPLDPDFEYAVLSMSGEAEVDGVPVLPGSMLYLGCGRTGLPLRAESDAELMLLGGEPFEEEIVMWWNFVGRTQDDIAQAREDWMNSDRFGTVRGYDGPPIPAPALPDVALKPRGRVR, encoded by the coding sequence ATGAGCAATCTCGATCGCCAGGCCACGCCCACCGTCTGCGGAGGGCGTGGCTTCGTCGTAGCCGAGCCGGTGCGGGAACTCCTCTCCCCGCGCCATGTCCAGCTGGGTGAGTCCACCGAGGTCCGCCGGCTGCTGCCCAACCTGGGGCGGCGGATGGTCGGAGCCTGGGCCTTCGTCGATCACTACGGCCCCGACGACATCGCCGACGAGCCCGGGATGCAGGTCCCACCGCACCCTCACATGGGGCTCCAGACGGTCAGCTGGCTGCACGACGGCGAGGTCCTGCACCGCGACAGCCTCGGCAGCCTGAAGACGATCCGGCCCCGTGAACTGGGGCTGATGACGTCGGGCCGGGCCATCAGCCACTCCGAGGAGAGCCCGAAGCCGCACGCCAGGTTCCTGCACGGGGCCCAGCTCTGGGTCGCCCTCCCCGACGCGCACCGGAACGTGGAACCGCACTTCCAGCACCACGCCGATCTGCCCACTGTCACGGCCCCCGGCCTCACCGCCACCGTCATCCTGGGGGAACTCGACGGAGCCAGGTCACCCGGTACCGCCTACACCCCGATCGTCGGCGCCGATCTGGCCCTCACCCGCGGGACCGTGACCCGGCTGCCCCTCGACCCCGACTTCGAGTACGCGGTGCTGTCGATGTCGGGGGAGGCCGAGGTCGACGGAGTACCGGTGCTGCCCGGTTCGATGCTCTACCTCGGCTGCGGGCGAACCGGACTTCCCCTGCGGGCCGAGTCGGACGCGGAACTGATGCTCCTGGGCGGCGAGCCGTTCGAGGAGGAGATCGTCATGTGGTGGAACTTCGTGGGCAGGACCCAGGACGACATCGCGCAGGCCCGCGAGGACTGGATGAACAGTGATCGGTTCGGCACCGTACGAGGCTACGACGGCCCGCCGATCCCGGCGCCGGCGCTGCCCGACGTGGCGCTGAAGCCCCGTGGACGGGTGCGCTGA
- a CDS encoding tetratricopeptide repeat protein, translating to MEESYYEFGTPAERWDRARMFFEAKEYMTAARILRGLVEEAPGQVAPRLLLARAYYHSARLAKAEQELREVLERDPVEDYARLMLGRTLERQGRHAEAATHLRLAAALTGDLGPGQPAP from the coding sequence GTGGAAGAGAGCTACTACGAGTTCGGTACGCCCGCCGAGCGCTGGGACCGGGCGCGGATGTTCTTCGAGGCGAAGGAGTACATGACGGCCGCGCGGATCCTGCGCGGACTGGTCGAGGAGGCGCCCGGCCAGGTCGCGCCGCGGCTGCTGCTGGCGAGGGCCTACTACCACTCGGCGCGTCTGGCCAAGGCCGAACAGGAACTGCGTGAGGTGCTGGAGCGCGACCCGGTCGAGGACTACGCGCGGCTGATGCTCGGGCGCACCCTGGAGCGCCAGGGCCGGCACGCCGAGGCGGCGACCCACCTGCGCCTGGCGGCGGCCCTCACCGGGGACCTCGGCCCCGGACAGCCCGCTCCGTGA